Genomic window (Drosophila ananassae strain 14024-0371.13 chromosome 3L, ASM1763931v2, whole genome shotgun sequence):
GGAAATGGTCGAAATAATGGCATCCCTTCTCACGGAATTCACGTTGCGGGAAACAATGGATTCGGCATTGCTCTGCTCCTCGTACCAGGCCACCATCTCTTCGTTCTTGTCCCACAGATACGACTAAAAATTGAGAAATTTTGAATCAATAATCTTGGCAGTTTTTAATCATTTATCAGCCTTACCTCAGAGGCTCCCTTCTCTTCGACCAGCCAGCGTCGCAGCATCTGCTTCGCCTGGCCCACGGACAGGTTGTCCTGCGCCCGCAATATCTTCTTAATGTAAGCGTCCTCCAAGAGGACACGGCGCAGGCGCCAGTATAGCCAACGGCGCGAGTCACGCCACGCCACAATCTCACTGATGCACTCCTTCTCCAGCATGCGCTCCGGAGTGTCGTGCAGGTCGGCAAAGTGGACGGCCACCGTGTGGTAGACGTGCATCAATACCGCGATGCGAGCCTTAATCTTCTCATCGACCTGggcagccttgaccttatcTCCCGATGCTACCGCCTCGTCAAACTCCTTCTTcagctaaaattttaattataattttaattaattattaattattggagaagaaatataaaaaaattaaaagaaccTACCCCAATCGTGGTGGCGTCCAGGCGGTGTATCGTCTTGACCAGATCCTTCTCCTTGTACTTGATCTCGACAATGCCCTCCGGTTCCAAGACACCTCCTCGGGCCTCCGGATCGGCGTAGGTCTCCATGTAGCGCGGGTTGATCAACGAGTCCAGCACGGCCCaggctcctccacgcaactcTGCATTAGGTGGCAGGTAGATGAGCACGGGCTTCTTGTACTCCCGCAGACCGTCAACGATGTAAGCACCGAACTTGACAATCTGCTCGTACATGTCCTTCATGCCGCCGGAGAAGCCACGCCAGTTCGCGAAAACAATCAGTGGCAGTTCCTCACGACCAAAGTCCTTGATGGCCTGGGCCGTCTTGTACGAGGAATCCGGGTACCACACCTGACCAGCCTGCTGCAGTGTCTTGGCTTCCGAGTCCAGATTAGCAGGATCGGCGGGCATTTCGACCTCCACAGTGCGGGTCTCCACGGCAATCACACCCACGGGAACTCCGCCCAGACGGGCGCGACCGGTGACCACTGTCTTGGCCCACGGCGCCATGATTTCGCTCCACGAGTCCCGATCGAAGAATCCGTTCTCCCAGTCGTTGGCATTCACCGGGTTAACACGGCCGGCAAGCATCCAGCGGGGATCGTACGGCGACTTGGTGGGCATGAAGTCCACGGGCCGATCGATACGATCGCTGGGCAGGATGATGGGCAGGTCGCAGCCGATGTAGGCGGGAATGTAAGAGAGCCAGTCGAGGATGGTGTACACTCCGTCCAGGTCGATGGCCTCGGTCTTGTGGGTCACACCGTTGTTGAACATAATCTGGGTGCCACCGAGCTGATTGTTGGAGGCGTACACCTTGCGGCCGAGCAGCTGAAAATATTGGGAATCCATTAGCACTTACGTACATATATCTACAAAgcgaaaatattttccaagtaTATTCTGCACATAAACAAACATTTATAGTTTCTTTGCGAGTGAGATCTATTTTTGAGATACAATGTATCTCTAAATTGTGGGCGAATATATGGGATGCAATAATGTCTAAGTTTAGACACTGTAGGATAATATACGGATTTAATGTCCAATCTCACCTTGTTAAGAGCAGCGTAGCCCGTGAGTATAATATGCGAGTTGTCGATCTGGATCACACGCTGTCCCAGACGCACCACGTACGACCCGATACCGATGGTACGGCACGTGACCATGGCAATGGTAACAATCTCTTCGTAGGCTTGGGACGTCTCGCCGGCAATCAGACCGGCATAGCGCAGATTCTCCACGCCAAGGCCATCATCCTTGCCAATGATGTCGGTAATCTTGTAGCGCTGCTCGCCCTCGTCCTCGATCAGGATGGCGCGCACGGAGTTCAGGTTGGCCACCTTGGCGTAGTCCTCGGTGGTTAGGTAGAGGTACTTGAAGCCCTTGTCCGGCTCCTCGGGATCCTCCCATGCGATCTTGAACATGGCTTTCACCTCCTCAGCAAGACCAATGCGGGCACCGCTGTTCACGGAGATGTAGATCTAGAAAGGATTTCAGGataagttttcaaatatttcaaaaccTTGAAGATGAAATGGAACTTACCCTAGGCACTTTACGTTCGCGAGCCAACTGGGAAGCCTTGGCGAAGAGCACATCTTCCTTGATTCCAAAGGAACCGATCAAGTAGGTCAAGTCGTTGGCTATCACAATGATCTCGCGACCATTGGGATACTCCGGAGTAGCTAGCACTATGCGCCAAGCCACCATACCACActgcaataaaatataatagaaattattatttttctctctTGAAAATCTTAAAAGAAAAACTCACATTGTTTTCTCCTGGCAGTCGCTGCATCTCCACGAGGCTGTCGCCCTCAAGGACCAGCTCTTTGCACTCGATCAAAATCTTATCCGGAATACGGATGTCGACCGTGGGACGGGCCTTGGAGAATTCCTTCCAGTGTCGCTCAGTCATCTGGCGGAACATGTCCGGAACGTCATAGACGTACGTGGTGCCATTCGATTGAGCCTGGAAACGCTTCTGCTGCAGGAAGTCCTTGGTCATATATGGCGTGGAGATGGGATGTCCGTGCAAGGATCCCTGCTTCTCGCCATAGGCCTTGAACTTGATCTATAAGGAAGAATTTTGTCAATATAACAGACTAAGTTATTGAAACCACGAGTCTCTCTTACGATTCCTGTCTCCGGTTCGGTTTGCTCCGTGTACATGGAGATGTCCAGGAAGTATCCGGAATCGTTGGCGATGCAGAGTCGCACAGCCTGTGTGGGGGACTGCGGCGACTGGCGAATAACCATCTTAAGCTCCGCTTGCAGGACGCGCAACTTCCAGAGACGCGGTCCGTAGCGCATGATCATCTTGGTGACGGACTCCTCGATCTTGGCTGGATCCATAATGACGGTGGGTACGAAGTTGAGGAAGATGTGGTTGCAGTCGGTGCGCTTGGCATGCGGGTGGGAGAACGCCACCTCCAGCTCGTCCATGGCTTCCAAGAGCACGCGTTCACCCTCGTTCTGGAGGTACTCGAACGAGGCTTCCTTGGTGATCAGGTCGGAGTGACGGATAATGGAGCGGATGAAGAAGCGGTAATCGGTGACTTCCTGGCCCTTCGATACCTTAGCCTTGCCAAGATACAAGTGCATCTTCTGGTTGGCCGTCGGCAGTGCCTCCAGGTCGTAAGTTTTCATGCGGTTCAGCTCCAGGTGGAACGCGGATGCGGGTTCCAAATGCCTATAGATGCGATCCTCCTCGAACTTGTCCCTTGCGCGGTACGTGAAGAACTTGGGGAACTGGCGTTTCTTCAGAGCAGCAAACGTGATCCGGCGTATACGTCGCTGGAACAGCTCCTCGTTGTGCTCCTGGCAGTAGTTTCCGAAGATTTGGGCCATCTGCAGGTCATCAAGCTCGCCCGTCTCTCTGACGGCCACGCTGACAATGTGGATTGGTTCCGTGGACTTGGCCTCTTCGGCGGCATTGGCTCTGGTCACTGGGTCAGAGAGCGAAACATTGATGGAAGTGCTGTGTCGGCTGTCCGAGATGGAATCTGCTGCCTCCACAGCCTCCAGAACTTTGGCGTTGACCATGGCCGGCGACACGAAGTCCTCCAGCAGATCCAGGATCTCGTCCGAGTACATCTCAAAGTGCTCGAAGGAGTCGAAGGCGGCTATGGCTCCAGTTCTCACGAAGGAGCTGCCCAGAGTCTCGGCCGCCGCTTGATCCAATCCTTCCGGGGAGGACATTCGCGAGAAGAGCCTGTTGGGGTGGGCAGTGGGGAGTAGGAACTGGAAGTGTACCAGCGGCAGGCCGCCGGAGAGCTCCAAGTGCTGCAGGCAAGTCAGCTCGTAGGAGGTGTAAGCCCTCCTCACGTAAACCTCCAGGGCGGCATTGCAAACTGCCCGATTCGAGTGGTAGAAGAAGTCGTGCAGAATGTCAAAGATCGAGGTCTCCGACAGGATCAGACGCTGCAGATTCTCGGGATGGAAATCGTGGCCGTACATGTCCACGGCCGACAAGAAGATCGACTCCATCTGGTTGTGGCGCAGTTCATAGGCCGGCTGGTGGGCGGCGATGAGCACCTGGCGGGAGCGCAGAGCTACCCGGGAGTGTTCCGCTCGGTTCAGGGACGTCAGCTCACTCAGAGTGTTGGCCAGCTCGTCGGTCAGGCCCGGCTCGTTGGCCCAGAGGTGGTCAATGAGCAGGGTGACCAGCAGGTTCTTCTTGGCCACCTGCGAGTGCGAGAAGATGGTGTTGACCACCGTCTGCATGTCGTCCTTGTTGTGCTCGCGCACCAATCCCACGCACTTGTCGTAGTGACCGTGCTGGAACTGCGACTCCACGTCGTAGTACTGGCGGAGCAGCTCGTGGACGGCGGCCTTCATGCGACCACGGATTCCATTGCGGTAGCGCTGAACCAGCTGCACAATGCTCTGAGTGGTCAGGAAGAAGACGTCCCTGTCCGAACGCTTCTGCAGAGTGGCGGCATGGCTGTCGATGACGCTGGCGATCTGCTGGGAGGGAAATTGGGCCAGAACACTGGTTATGTTGCGCTCGTAGAGGGTCATCAGCTTGCGGATCTTCTTCTCCACAGAGATGGGAATGCGTCCCGATATGGAAGCAATCACTTCCTGAAGCTCCAGCAGGGGCAGCGAGGGATCCCTCAAGCTCTGCATGAACTTCTCAATGATGTCGCGCAGGCGCTGGGCGTTGAACGGTTCAGGAAGGCAGTAACCGGCCAGGGTGTTCTCCAAGATGCTCTTGTATGTGTTGTGGACTCGATTTAGCTTCTCCGGGACCGGGGCGTTCTCTGGTTGAGGGAACTGGCCCTTGCAGGGCTGCGCCTTGGTTACCAGCGAAGGATCATCCAGTTCCAAGTGACCAAGTAGAGATCCAGCGTCTAGCACTGCTCCTGGTCTTCGGACGAATGTCACCGTACCTGCCTCCTGAGAGGTAAGGGTCATCACCATCTTCATCACCTCGATTTCGGCGAAGGCCTGGCCCTTGCTCACGTGGGCACCGTCCTCGACAATCAAGTTGATCAGTTTTCCGGCCGAGGGGCTGCGAAGCAGCGAGGGATCGTTCTCCTTCTCAAAGACACAAGTCTGGTTACCGATTACGATGCGGTAGCGGTCGACCTCCTCCTTCATGTAGGTGGTGTAGCTGGCGCCTTCGAAGGAAATGAGAAGACCACCGTCGGAGAGGCGATGCACTTCGATCTCCTTGAACGATCCGTTCATCAGCAGGAAGTAGGAGTTGGCGCCGCTCTTGGCGGCCTGAACCTTGTACCGGATGCCGTCGTTGATCAGTTCCACGTCCACGACGTTGGTCAGCGTGTTGGCCGCCTGAATCTGACCCTTCTCCAGAGAGGTTTGGAAGCTTGAAAAGCTCTCGGTGATGTGCCGATCGGCAATGTGCAGGGAGCCGCACATGACGCCCAACAGGATGTCCGGCTTCTCGGACTGCACTCTCTCCGCGATCAGAGCATCCAGCCAAGCGGTGTCGATACTATTGTCCAAGAAGCGGTTAGTCTCCAGCAAGGTGATCAGGTACTCCACGGTTGTGCGGAAGTCACCGCGAATGGACAGCTCCTTCAGGGCGATGACCAGATTCTCGCGCGCCTGCTGACGGTTCTCGCCCCAGGAGAAGCAATGACCGAACTGGGAGTCGGCGAACTCATGCAGGCCACCGCTTGCGGCCACACTGAAGTAGCCCCACACATTTTTGCTGGAACGGAAGTTCAGTTCCTGCACGGTACCCGAACTGGGCTTGAAGCCTTCGTCGGGGTTCTCCGAGGTAATTCGAGCGGCGATAACGTGGCCAGAAGGACGAGGTTTGTTTGGCGGATTCTCAAAGTCGATGACGGAAGCGCCCCAGGGCGATTCTCCGTAGAGCAGACGAATATCTTTCAGCCGGTACAGGGGAATGCCCATTCCAATCTGCAGCTGGCAAGCCGGGAGATTCACATCAGCCACCATTTCTGTACAGGGATGCTCCACCTGCAGACGGGGGTTCAACTCCAGGAAGAAGTAGCGTCCTTCGGGATCGTACAGGTATTCCACAGTTCCAGCGCTCACATAGCCGACCATCTTGGCCAGACGCACGGCGGCCTTCTCCATGTCCTCGAACACCTCCGGCTGGGCCACAATGGCGGGGGCTTCTTCAATGATCTTCTGGTGGCGACGCTGAATGGAGCAGTCACGACCAAACAGACTGATGGCGTTGCCGTACTGATCGGCCAGGAGCTGCACCTCCAAATGGCGGGCTCCCCTGGCCAGCTTCATCACGAAAATGGGTGAGCCGGGAACCTCGGCCTGCACCTGACGGAAAAGGGCGGGGAACTCCTCGGCCGTGTCCACTCGACGAATGCCTTTGCCGCCGCCGCCTTCCGAGGCCTTGATCATCACAGGGAAGCCTGAAGAAGGTGGAGTACTGTTTAGTTTCATTCGAAAGTAATTTATCTGTGAATCTTTTGGTGAAACCACTTACCAATCTTGTTGACTGCGGCCAGACCCTGCTCCACATTGGTCACACAGCCGCGGGCAAAGAGTTCGCTGGAAATCTTGATCTTCTTGCCGCTGTACTGGGCCTTCAGCTCGGAACCGGACCAGGGCAGGGTCGGAATGTCGGCCGTTTGTGCCACAATCGAGGAGGCCACTTTATCGCCAAGCGCCCACATGGCGCGTTCGGGCGGACCGAGAAAGACCAGACCCTCCTTGTGCAACAGCTCCGGCAGCTTGGGATTCTCAGAGGCATGACCCCAGCCGGCCCACACAGCCTGTAATTATCAGCAAGGGTTCTGCTCTATAATCAGTTCTATAATAGATTCAATAAGCCAACACCCAGGGACGCCCAAATGTGGACTCGAGGTGGaggtggaagtggaagtgggagTGCGGAAATTATGAGGCTTTATTGGTCGgtaaaaaaatcaattgtGACGTCAGGGGACTGTTCGATGGAAGTATTGTACGGCGGTTGGCAAAACAAAATAGATAATTCACACTGTGCAACAAGGTGTCGTCGCGTTTGCTAATTAACCTCGAGTGCCCTGCTGCGACTAATGGAAAGTAAACAGTGCCAGGTGAAATTCCGTTCTCAGGTATGTTTTTtttcaggttcttcaaaatgCATTCAAATCTATCCCAACACTTGGGCACTCGAACGACGAAGGGTAGAGATTACAGGTGAAgtttgttttgaaaaaaaatagtaaaccTGTCTATATAAGAGGCACTCTGGTGAGATCTGCATCTGTGATTTACAATTATTGCACTTCAATTACACTGAATTCTAAAAGTCAACAGTTAAAAAGTAAGTTCTATGAAAATAAACATGAAATAGTAACTTGGAATCAACATTGTAGATCTCAAGTTTCAACTTTTTAACCGATTTGTTTATGGTTGAGACAGTTGGCACGTACAATCGTTAGAATTGTTAAAGtgccaaacaaaacaaacctTAGATATTTGTAATATATCGTTTAAAGTGTCGGATAGATAAGAGGCATACCTTTAGACACATTTTGTTGGACAGTGTGGGGCTGACACAGTCGTAGTCTGCCAAATGGGGCCTCTCTTTATCGGTATGCCGGGTACGATCGTTTGACTTCGCCGGATTGACAGTGTCAATACGAATCGTACGATGCGGTTAAGGTGGAACCAACCAAACCAAATAGACGAAACCCAGTCGTACGACCTCCCACTGGCCACTTCTATGGCGGTGGCCCCCAGATTCCAGAATCGCCTCGGACTCACCTGTACTTGAGTGCGAAGTGCAATGTCCACAATGAGCTCAACATTGGcatagttgttgttgttggatcCTCCGGGCACGGGAACATAGTGATCAGCCATCTTAATATACTCCGCATTGGCCTTCAGATCCTCGGGAGTGACCATCACCACGAAGCGGACGGCTCGCTCGTTCTTGAACATCTCGTAGGACCAGCGGCGGATGGAACGCATGCACTTGACGGCCGCAATGCCGTTGTTGGCGATCAGGACACGGTTGATGACGCGGGTGCCGCCGAATCGTTTCACAAACTCCTCGGTGGTGCCGATGTGAAAGTCTCGATCCTGATTCCGGTCCTGGCCCAAGCCAGTGCCGCGGGACATGCTTGGCCTGAAGGAGATTAAAGTTAGGGGGTTAATAGATATAATAGATATTAGTTATCCCCAAAAAACCTTAACCATGTTAAGCAGTGTACACAGATCTTGGCGCGCCAAGGCAGGTGTAAAGGAAAGGGGAGGAGCCGACACATGGCATGAAGATTCAATTAAACCGGTTTGGATAAATCGCACAAAAATGTGTCTTGCGAATAATTCTCTTTTGTTTACAAATTGTCAACGAATCTTGCCACTGCAATTAAGCCAACTCAAGCACAAGccttttgaattaaaaattacagaataaaaaaaaacagaaagtaTCATGCGATTTACTTCAGGGTTCCCACCACGGGGACGCCGAGTAGCGATGCTGATgactggttgttgttgttgttgttgctggtggtggtggtgttggtggtggtgctatTATGATTGGTGATGCTGGCACTCATCTCgacattattgttgttgtgggAATCGTTTTGGCCGCAATCCACGGCCACAAAATGGGGTATTACAGGGCCCGTGCCACCCGAACCCGACGCGGATACTGATGATCCCGTGGCATTGTCGCCGCCGCCCGCTGACACCTGCGGCTCCTCACCGGACTCAACAAGTACGAAACGCTTGCTGGCGCGACGCTTTAACATTCTAATTAGCTCCACGAGGGCCAATAGCATCCAAGGTGCAAAGTCAACTTATTGGAATCGGATCGGGACGGATCTTCGTGGAGCTGGGGTGGGGTTGGGACTGATATGGGTGGCTTCTCCTCCTCGCAATTATGCAAGTGTGACTAATAACCgcacataaaatattttaatgccACAACACTGCACCACTTTCACCGcccaaaaccaacaacaaaccacaacaacaacaacaaaaatcaatGTCGAACGATGTCCACACACGCGAGAAACTTATTTAGGCAACTTATTTGCTTGGGAATTTTTTGGATTTCGGGTTTCTGTTAGCGGAATGCGGACCGACGGAGCCAACGATTGCCTGGGAACTAAACCGCGCGTGGAGCGGGCCAACACGGCGGCGGTATTGGCCAccattgctcatacgccacATGGGCCGGAGCGACAGAGAATCCGGCGAGAGGgtcagagagagagagagagagagagagagaaaaagcGCTGGCAAAACGAGTTTAAAAGAGTGTTTGTGAATGAAAACAAAATGCGGCGTGCCCACATGGCCTGGCCGGTCACTCTCACCCACTCTCTCCCCCCATATCTTTCTCTTCATTTCTCCCCCATGGCAGAGCAAAAAAAGTTCTCGCAAAGTTTTAACCACCTCTCATTCGCACACACGACGCTTAAAAGGTTCTTTGTCTCTTTTCCCTAAACTCACGCGATATGTTTGGCGGCTTTTGTCGGTGACGTAGTCacctgttttttgttttgctcgatacactgagagaaaattaTTTGGCGGAAATAGATAAAACAGGTATTTAACTAAATGATCTAAACTTTTTACAAAAAGCTAAtcttattataataaaaaataaataaaaaactaatatAATTATGAAACCCTATTTCTATTCCCGATTTTTGATAAATTCTTGTAAGTGTACTAGTCTTAATTACTCTGAAACCTTTAGAGACCCTTTTTCTATTGTTCCCTGGGACAAAACTTCATCCTGGTAGACTCGCTCACCTTAGCCGCTTGCGTCGTTCCGAAATATCGCCATTTTGCCGGATATCGCTTTGCATCTTTTGGGGGAACTCGTCGCAGGCCTCACCCGCCTCAGCGGCCTTCTCGTCAATCTCATCGCCCACCTggcaaagaaataataaaaatgattaGTTGGGAAAAATGGTACAAGAAGAAACTTTCGGATGACTAACCAAAAAGCTGGGTCGCTCACCCTCCGCGGATTGGGTTTGCGTTTCATTTGATTCGTTTGTTTCGCTCATCTTGtcagtgttgttgttgtcgatgctggtttggtttttgttcttgttgcttatgctgttgttgttgttctgaTGGCAGGTGATACGGATATTGTCGTTGCTCCGATCGTTCAGAGCGTTCTCCTTCAACTGCTCGCACAACTCCTCTACGTCGGACTTGAGACTCTCGCTAGAGAACTTGACTTTCTTTATGCAGGACTTTGGAAAAGTCCTCTTCTCCCCCGCAGCTGTAGTTGCTCCTGCAGGATTATTGGTagcagttgttgttgttgttgctgtagctgCAATCACGCTGGAGTTGTCTGGAATCATAGATTATCAAATCATAACATTAGTCATGTTGAAAATGTATAATCGAGTCAAGAGCTTAATATAATTAGTTGTGTTATCAGCGAGATGTGCGATTTGTTTGCCCTTCAAAAGTTTCAAGTGTTTCGCGATTAACAAAGTTGTGAGATTCTTACGATTGTTGggactgttgttgttgctccctTTAGATGTTGTTGCTGAGGTGAGGGTCGATGTGGCTGCCACTGGAGATTGAACTTCCACTGGCTTGAGTCTTTTCTGGCCGCGGCCAAAGATCAATGTCAATAGGAATGCGAGAAAAGCGGCCAGAGTGCCTAATAGTGTGATCAACATCGGCTATATCCTGCTATATATGCTGCTTTAAATCGGTTTAAATTCAAATAGCGGATTAGATAATCTGTGTGTCTATAGAGTGTCTGGTGGAGAGTGAAAGTGTCGTCTCTGTGCATTAATATGTATGTCGCAGCATCTCGATTTGGACACTTTTCAAGTTCAAAAACCTTGCCACGGTTTTTGGGCCAAAGCggcgaaacaaaacaaactcaAAATGCTAATCTATGCATAAACTAGTTGGCCAGATACAATTAAGAAACCGAAAATTCACCAAATGAAACCGTGGCCAGGTCAATGAGGTAGTGGATAGGGAGTCAGAAGAACGAATAAGCAATACTCTATCTACATATATCTatgaaataaatttctaaatgTCTTACTGCCAAGGTGACAGGGTTTAAGAACTGAGATTAGAACACCTGAATATATaatcaatattttaaaaatggtgGCGTAATGGATGTTAACCCGCCCAGTAGCACTGGGAAATCTGAGTTCCCAGGCCAAAAGGCAAAGATTCCACTAATGATCAGCGGATCCCAGCCCTCTAATAACACCCTTTGGAAGGGTGATGATAAAACTTGAAAATACGAAAATGATTTTTTGGTTATTGGGGGTACAATGTGCAgcgtttaaaaatttaaaacaaaacgcAAAAGACGTCGGGGAaacacaaaaatgaaaaacaaaaactacaaaaaaaaaagagaaaaaaataaatcccaAGTTGGTATGTGGAAATGCAAATTGGCTTTGCCAGTAGAAGAGGTCAATGATTTTGCCATTACAATATGTAAGTGTGCCAGCTTTGAAAGGCACGTAAAGGTGAATTAGACCCGGACTATTATATAACTAAGCACCTGCCTTACACGGAACTCCCCGTGAAAGATCTAGGATTTCAATTACCCGGAGATCTTCACAAGAATATGATCCGCTGCCAGCCAGGTGGCGGTGGCTGGTTCCGGACACTTAATCGCTCTATAAACACTTCTTGAGTGGAATCGTATGTTTTTATATGGCCAATCTTTTGATAAGAACCAGCACTTATGTCTGCCTGGCATCAGGTTCGTATTATTACTCAATAATAGCCGAAAGTACGGCGGAAAGTTTACTCACTGGCCGGCCtggccaaaaatgtatttttagtGTGCCTGTGTCTAGTGTGTTGGATCTCTGGTGAGACGAGGTCGGATCGGATTCCACTTCCTAGACGGTGGGGCGCGCAACAGGTTCCGCACGAACAGCTACTGCAGTGACCGACGCTTGAAACTCAACTGGGCCATGCTCGGCCCAGAAAGCACTATCGATGCCTGGACGTTGGGCCGCTGGCTGGCAGAGCGGCGGCTTCGACTTCAACGCCGACATCGCGTCGTCACTATCAATATCAACTATATACATACTAGTGTGTATGTTTCTGTGTATGATATTGTGCGTGTACACTGTACAGGTTGTTGCGCTCGTATGCTAATCGCCGGCGGGTCTCGCGGGTCGACAAGccaatttttgttgttgtttttacaGGTGCTGAGTGCACAGATATGATACAATTGAGCCTCAATAATATGAACTTGAACATTTAAGACGGGGAGAGGCATTTAAGATGATCAATCAAGagataaatacaattttaaccCCATTTTACAGGCCAGGAAAGTCTGGTTTAAATTagggaaattaaaaaaaaccccAACCTGGACAATAAAAGCTTCTCAAAAAGTCCCACTTAGCAATGTCCCACTGTGGAATAAGGGCAATTTGTGGTTAACAACTGTTAACGGTTTGCACTTCCGATAACAGCGATAAATCGATGCCGATCAGCTGTTGGCAACCAATTGGATCTGTCCTCCCACTCTCTTTCCTCTGTGTTTTCTCTTAA
Coding sequences:
- the LOC6494087 gene encoding acetyl-CoA carboxylase isoform X1, producing MLITLLGTLAAFLAFLLTLIFGRGQKRLKPVEVQSPVAATSTLTSATTSKGSNNNSPNNHNSSVIAATATTTTTATNNPAGATTAAGEKRTFPKSCIKKVKFSSESLKSDVEELCEQLKENALNDRSNDNIRITCHQNNNNSISNKNKNQTSIDNNNTDKMSETNESNETQTQSAEGERPSFLVGDEIDEKAAEAGEACDEFPQKMQSDIRQNGDISERRKRLRPSMSRGTGLGQDRNQDRDFHIGTTEEFVKRFGGTRVINRVLIANNGIAAVKCMRSIRRWSYEMFKNERAVRFVVMVTPEDLKANAEYIKMADHYVPVPGGSNNNNYANVELIVDIALRTQVQAVWAGWGHASENPKLPELLHKEGLVFLGPPERAMWALGDKVASSIVAQTADIPTLPWSGSELKAQYSGKKIKISSELFARGCVTNVEQGLAAVNKIGFPVMIKASEGGGGKGIRRVDTAEEFPALFRQVQAEVPGSPIFVMKLARGARHLEVQLLADQYGNAISLFGRDCSIQRRHQKIIEEAPAIVAQPEVFEDMEKAAVRLAKMVGYVSAGTVEYLYDPEGRYFFLELNPRLQVEHPCTEMVADVNLPACQLQIGMGIPLYRLKDIRLLYGESPWGASVIDFENPPNKPRPSGHVIAARITSENPDEGFKPSSGTVQELNFRSSKNVWGYFSVAASGGLHEFADSQFGHCFSWGENRQQARENLVIALKELSIRGDFRTTVEYLITLLETNRFLDNSIDTAWLDALIAERVQSEKPDILLGVMCGSLHIADRHITESFSSFQTSLEKGQIQAANTLTNVVDVELINDGIRYKVQAAKSGANSYFLLMNGSFKEIEVHRLSDGGLLISFEGASYTTYMKEEVDRYRIVIGNQTCVFEKENDPSLLRSPSAGKLINLIVEDGAHVSKGQAFAEIEVMKMVMTLTSQEAGTVTFVRRPGAVLDAGSLLGHLELDDPSLVTKAQPCKGQFPQPENAPVPEKLNRVHNTYKSILENTLAGYCLPEPFNAQRLRDIIEKFMQSLRDPSLPLLELQEVIASISGRIPISVEKKIRKLMTLYERNITSVLAQFPSQQIASVIDSHAATLQKRSDRDVFFLTTQSIVQLVQRYRNGIRGRMKAAVHELLRQYYDVESQFQHGHYDKCVGLVREHNKDDMQTVVNTIFSHSQVAKKNLLVTLLIDHLWANEPGLTDELANTLSELTSLNRAEHSRVALRSRQVLIAAHQPAYELRHNQMESIFLSAVDMYGHDFHPENLQRLILSETSIFDILHDFFYHSNRAVCNAALEVYVRRAYTSYELTCLQHLELSGGLPLVHFQFLLPTAHPNRLFSRMSSPEGLDQAAAETLGSSFVRTGAIAAFDSFEHFEMYSDEILDLLEDFVSPAMVNAKVLEAVEAADSISDSRHSTSINVSLSDPVTRANAAEEAKSTEPIHIVSVAVRETGELDDLQMAQIFGNYCQEHNEELFQRRIRRITFAALKKRQFPKFFTYRARDKFEEDRIYRHLEPASAFHLELNRMKTYDLEALPTANQKMHLYLGKAKVSKGQEVTDYRFFIRSIIRHSDLITKEASFEYLQNEGERVLLEAMDELEVAFSHPHAKRTDCNHIFLNFVPTVIMDPAKIEESVTKMIMRYGPRLWKLRVLQAELKMVIRQSPQSPTQAVRLCIANDSGYFLDISMYTEQTEPETGIIKFKAYGEKQGSLHGHPISTPYMTKDFLQQKRFQAQSNGTTYVYDVPDMFRQMTERHWKEFSKARPTVDIRIPDKILIECKELVLEGDSLVEMQRLPGENNCGMVAWRIVLATPEYPNGREIIVIANDLTYLIGSFGIKEDVLFAKASQLARERKVPRIYISVNSGARIGLAEEVKAMFKIAWEDPEEPDKGFKYLYLTTEDYAKVANLNSVRAILIEDEGEQRYKITDIIGKDDGLGVENLRYAGLIAGETSQAYEEIVTIAMVTCRTIGIGSYVVRLGQRVIQIDNSHIILTGYAALNKLLGRKVYASNNQLGGTQIMFNNGVTHKTEAIDLDGVYTILDWLSYIPAYIGCDLPIILPSDRIDRPVDFMPTKSPYDPRWMLAGRVNPVNANDWENGFFDRDSWSEIMAPWAKTVVTGRARLGGVPVGVIAVETRTVEVEMPADPANLDSEAKTLQQAGQVWYPDSSYKTAQAIKDFGREELPLIVFANWRGFSGGMKDMYEQIVKFGAYIVDGLREYKKPVLIYLPPNAELRGGAWAVLDSLINPRYMETYADPEARGGVLEPEGIVEIKYKEKDLVKTIHRLDATTIGLKKEFDEAVASGDKVKAAQVDEKIKARIAVLMHVYHTVAVHFADLHDTPERMLEKECISEIVAWRDSRRWLYWRLRRVLLEDAYIKKILRAQDNLSVGQAKQMLRRWLVEEKGASESYLWDKNEEMVAWYEEQSNAESIVSRNVNSVRRDAIISTISKMLEDCPDVALDAVVGLCQGLTPVNRGVVVRTLAQMQLNEESSSGNQG